One region of Vidua chalybeata isolate OUT-0048 chromosome 26, bVidCha1 merged haplotype, whole genome shotgun sequence genomic DNA includes:
- the LOC128800014 gene encoding gastric inhibitory polypeptide-like, which produces MSLRSLRALPLLLAGLGVVCAEERGPGAALAVPGPRPLRRRYSEAALASDYSRSVERVLGRNFVQWLLARRERDRPEAEEPLERETRTPKGAGDGGKSDFGAPGAKDFLGWLWKNRENPSFPALEGSEGLREFLEQEFLTWLMSGELCRAQAA; this is translated from the exons ATGTCCCTGAGGTCCCTGCGggcgctgccgctgctgctggccGGGCTGGGCGTGGTGTGCGCGGAGGAGCGCGGCCCGGG GGCCGCGCTGGCGGTGCCGGGCCCGCGGCCGCTGCGGCGCCGTTACTCGGAGGCGGCGCTGGCCAGCGACTACAGCCGCAGCGTGGAGCGCGTGCTCGGCAGGAACTTCGTGCAGTGGCTGCTGGCCCGGCGCGAGAGGGACCGCCC CGAGGCCGAGGAGCCCCTGGAGAGGGAGACCAGGACCCCAAAAGGAGCCGGGGATGGGGGAAAATCGGATTTTGGGGCGCCAGGAGCCAAAGATTTCCTGGGATGGCTCTGGAAAAACCGGGAAAACCCGAG TTTTCCGGCTCTGGAAGGCTCCGAGGGCCTGAGGGAATTTTTGGAGCAGGAATTTCTGACCTGGCTGATGTCGGGCGAGCTCTGCAGGGCCCA ggCCGCGTAG